In the Thermodesulfobacteriota bacterium genome, one interval contains:
- a CDS encoding HEPN domain-containing protein has product MKRQTAEDLLILAKKHLETVQTSWDPVDWGDLSHYGLYCLEAAIKAAAIKLGWNIKPSHYDKSKVAERLSKEKGLSDIGDLLWTLNNARKSIAYGDVEMPELDPEDIVIQIEDYVEAIESLINQKEW; this is encoded by the coding sequence ATGAAGAGACAAACCGCCGAGGATTTGCTTATACTTGCCAAGAAGCATTTAGAAACGGTTCAGACATCATGGGATCCAGTTGATTGGGGTGATCTATCACATTATGGGTTATATTGTTTAGAAGCTGCGATAAAGGCCGCTGCGATAAAACTTGGTTGGAATATAAAACCTAGTCATTATGACAAATCAAAAGTTGCAGAAAGACTTTCTAAAGAAAAAGGCTTGTCAGATATAGGTGATCTTCTCTGGACACTTAACAATGCGCGAAAGTCCATTGCCTACGGTGATGTTGAAATGCCAGAGCTTGATCCTGAAGATATTGTAATTCAAATAGAGGATTACGTTGAAGCAATAGAATCTTTAATAAACCAAAAGGAATGGTAA